A single genomic interval of Lynx canadensis isolate LIC74 chromosome A2, mLynCan4.pri.v2, whole genome shotgun sequence harbors:
- the SAMD1 gene encoding atherin codes for MDVVEYFTEAGFPEQATAFQEQEIDGKSLLLMQRTDVLTGLSIRLGPALKIYEHHIKVLQQGHFEDDDPDGFLG; via the exons ATGGACGTGGTCGAGTACTTCACTGAGGCCGGCTTCCCCGAGCAGGCAACAGCTTTCCAAGAGCAG GAAATCGATGGCAAGTCTTTGCTGCTCATGCAGCGCACAGATGTGCTGACTGGCCTGTCCATCCGCCTGGGCCCAGCCCTGAAAATCTACGAGCACCACATCAAGGTGCTGCAGCAAGGCCACTTTGAGGATGACGACCCCGATGGCTTTCTAGGCTGA